The Nitrospirota bacterium genome includes the window GATTCCATAACGCTTACTGCTGCATCCCACGCTGCTTCAATGCGTCAGAGCCCATGACCGGAATCGAACCGGTGACCTCTTCCTTACCAAGGAAGTGCTCTGCCGACTGAGCTACATGGGCGTCTCACTAAATGCGTTATAGCGTGCAGCGTTGTGCGTTATAGCGCGAGTTGAAAAAAATTCCTTTTGCCATAACGCGATGAACGCTATAACACGATAAACGCCGTAACGTTGTACGGTCTCAAAAGCGGGAAACGGGATTCGAACCCGCGACCCTCAGCTTGGAAGGCTGACGCTCTACCACTGAGCTACTCCCGCAAGAACTGATATTATAAAACAAAAACAGCACTTTATGCCAGGGCACTACTGAGAGCGCCCTGCAGGGGCCGCCCTTCCGCACTGCGAGCGCATGGTGGAGAGGGGAGGATTCGAACCTCCGAAGGCGGAGCCGGCAGATTTACAGTCTGCTCCCTTTGGCCACTCGGGAACCTCTCCGATTCATGCGTACAGCGATATAGCGTTCATCGCGTTATGGCCAAAAGGAACTCCCTCTCCCTCACGCTATACCGGCGCCCGCTGTACCGTTTCTTTGCTAGAACGCGATGAACGCTATCCCGCACAACGCGTCTTATGGAGCCACCGAAGGGATTCGAACCCCCGACCTGATGATTACAAATCAACTGCTCTACCAACTGAGCTACGGTGGCGGTAACTTATTAATATAGGGAAACTATTATAAAAATGTCAACCTGTTTTTTCAATACGGCGCGGCGGGCCGCTCCCTTCTCTCCTGCCCGTTCGGCAGGCCGGCACGGCTTGCGGTGCAGCAGCGCTGCTCGGCAAGAGAATCCGTAGACATCGAGCGGCCATACACGATCGTAGTTATTATTCAATTATAACAACCGACCCGTAATCCAGCAATTAAATTGACTTTTCACCCATTATCTAGTAAGCTAAACAGTTACGGGGCGTAGCGCAGTTTGGCTAGCGCACCTGCCTTGGGAGCAGGGGGTCGGAGGTTCGAATCCTCTCGCCCCGACCAGTCCCGTAATGCGTAACGCGTGACGCGTAATGAGTATATATTTGCCCTTCAGCAAGGGTATTCTTGCCGCAGTCTCCAGCTCGTTACTGATTGCGCATCACGGATTACGAATCTGCGCCTGTAGCTCAGTCGGATAGAGCAACTGCCTTCTAAGCAGTGGGCCAGGGGTTCGAATCCCTTCAGGCGCGTTGGAAAATTGTGCAGCGTACAGCGTTGTGCGCTATGGCGTGCGATGAAGAAAACTGTTTTTCGTCATGACGAGACAAACGCTATAACGGCTTTTGCCATAACGCGATAAACGCTATAACGCTGTACGCATGATGGTGGGCGTAGCTCAATGGCAGAGCACTGGACTGTGGCTCCAGGTGTTGCGGGTTCGAGCCCCGTCGTCCACCCCAAAATTAAATCCGAAATTCTAAATCCTGAAAAGGTGGCAGGAACTCCGGATTCCTGACTCCTGAGCGGTTTAACACTCGGTATTTGGTGCTTCGGATTTGCTGTTACAGATGCGCCTGTAGCTCAGATGGATAGAGCATCAGCCTCCGGAGCTGAGGGTCGGAGGTTCGAATCCTCTCAGGCGCGCTCTTCTTTTCACGATGCGTAATGCGTAATCGGTAAAGCTGCTCTCGCTTGCACACTTCTGGATACTCTTCTAACCGGCCTTTTTCTCGTTACGGATCACGCATTACGGGTTGCGGTCGTTTACACGTTCTCCAGCATGTGCCCCAGCTTCTTCTTCTTCGTCTGCAGGTAGACGATGTTCTTGTCATGCGGCGAGCACTCCACCGGGACCCTCTCGACCACTTTCAGTCCGTACCCCTCGAGCCCTATGATCTTCTTCGGGTTGTTCGTCAGCAGCCGCATCTTCCGGATGCCGAGGTCCACGAGGATCTGGGCGCCGATGCCGTAGTCCCTGAGGTCGGGCTTGAAGCCGAGCTTGAGGTTTGCCTCGACCGTATCGAGTCCCTTGTCCTGGAGCTCGTACGCCCTGAGCTTGTTGGCGAGGCCGATGCCCCTGCCCTCCTGGCGCATATAGAGGATCACGCCCTTTCCCTCGTGCTTCATGACCTCCATCGCCTTGTGGAGCTGGTCGCCGCAGTCGCAGCGCTTCGAGCCGAAGACGTCGCCGGTCAGGCACTCGGAGTGGACCCTCACCAGCACCTTGTCCTCCGGAGAAATATCTCCCTTTACGAGGGCTATATGCACGTTGGCGTCGAAATCGTTCGCATAGGCGACCGCCTTGAACTCGCCGCCGTACTTCGTAGGCATCTGGACCTCAGCCACCCGCCGGACAAACCGTTCCGTCCGCATCCGGTACTGGATGAGGTCCTTGACCGTAATGATCTTCATCGTGTGCTTCTTCGCAAACTCCATCAGCTGGGGCACCCGCGCCATGGTGCCGTCGTCGTTCATGATCTCGCAGATCACTCCCGCCGGGGTGAGCCCGGCGAGCCGCGCGAGGTCGACGGACCCCTCGGTCTGTCCGGCGCGCTGCAGAACCCCTCCGGGCTTCGCGCGCAGCGGGAAGACATGGCCCGGTCGCGCTATATCCTCGGCGCCCGACTTCGGGTTGATGGCAGTCAGGATCGTTATCGCCCTGTCCTGGGCGGAGATGCCGGTGGTGACGCCTTTCTTGGCCTCTATCGAGACGGTGAAGGCGGTGCCGAACGATGAGGTGTTGTCATCGGTCATCATGGGAAGCTTCAGCTCCTCGACACGCTGCGGCGTCAGGGACAGGCAGATGAGACCCCTGCCGTACTTTGCCATGAAATTGATCGCTTCGGGCGTCACCTTTTCCGCCGCCATGCAGAGGTCCCCCTCGTTCTCCCGGTCCTCGTCATCGACGAGAATGACCATCCTGCCTTTGGCGATATCGTCCAAGGCCTCTTCTATGGTATTGAATCTATGCTTCTCCATGTACGACCTCCTGGGCGCTCTCTGATCACTCTGCGCACGGTGCGGGCCATACCGCACGGTAATGCACTCCTCAGTATAGCAAAATCAGGCAGTTCCTTTCCATTTCACCGCACGTCCCTGTCGAGCAATTCTGATATAATAGTTGAAATTTCCGGTCGTCGTGCAGAAGCGCGAGACCGCGGGACCCGTAGGCCATGAGCCATAAGGAGGAAGCCCCGATGAGACCGGGCCGTGCAGGGGAGCAGCCGCTCCGGCGGGCAGCGCGATGAGGAACCGCCGGGCAGTTACCGGCATTGCCCTCGGCATAACAGTGCTCATGGTCATCCTGAGCATCCTCAAGCCGGCTCCGCTCGAGCTCCTCGAAAACAAGCTCCTCGATGCACGCTTCAGGCTGCGCCCCTCCCTTGTCCACAGCGATGCCGTCGTCATTGCCGCCATCGATGAAAAGAGCATCGCCAGGCTCGGCAGATGGCCGTGGGACCGAGCTCTACTGGCCCGGCTCGTACGGCAGCTCGACTGGTCGGGGGCTGCGGTCATCGTATCCGATGTCCTTCTGAGCGAGCCGGAGCAGAACGACCCCCTGCTCGCAGAGGCGATGAGTGAGGCGGGGAATGTACTGCTCCCTGTCGCGTTCGACTTTCACCGGGATTCGCCCTCCCCTGCAGGGGAACGCCTCGCCTCCTCGTCGATCTCCGTTGCCGGCCGGGAGCTCTTCGCTGCATCCTCCCCGATTTCCGCAAAGGGGGTCCTCATGCCGGTTCGCGAGCTGAGCGGGGAGGCTGCGGGGCTGGGGCACATCACCATAGTGCCGGACGATGACGGCGCCGTACGGTGGGAGCTCATGGCTGTCGAATATAACGGGGGACTCTATCCTTCAATCGACCTGTCGGCCGCAGCCTTCTACCTCGGCATCCCTCCGGAGCGTATCGTTGTCGAGGCGACAAAAGGGGTTCGCCTCGGGGACCGTTACATCCCGACCGATAGATGGGGCCGTACGCTTATCAACTACCATGCCCCGGCGCAGACGTTCCGCCGCATCTCGATAGTCGACATCCTGGACGGCGCCTCCGACCCGAAGCTCTTCCAGGACAGGATCGTCCTCATCGGCGCTACGGACGCAGTGGGTATTCATGACCTGAGGGCCACGCCTCTCGCCCCTGCCGCTCCCGGCGTCGAAAAGCATGCGAGCGTCATCGCCTCGATCATCGAGAACAAGTTCCTGCGGCAGACCTCTCTTCACCTTGATGCGGCGCTCATCCTTTTGAGCGGGCTGCTCCTCGCCCTTCTGCTCCCCCGTTTCCGGGCTGCGGCTGCAGCAGGCGCCGCTGCAGGGCTGCTCGCCGCCCTCCTCGCTTTTACCTACTATCTGTTCGCTTATAAAGGGCTCTGGACTCCCGTCGCCTATCCCTCGCTGAATGTGCTGCTCATATTCATAGGGGTCATTACCGGGAACTACGCCGCAGAGGAAAGGAGCGCCCGCAGGATACGCGCCCTCTTCTCGAGCTACGTGGCCGAGCGTGTCGTCGATGAGCTGATCAAGCATCCCGAAGCAGCCCGGGTGGGAGGGGAGCGGCGCGAAGTGACGGTGCTGTTTGCCGATCTGCGCGGCTTCACCGGCTTTGCCGAAAAGCGTCCGCCCGAGGAGGTGGTCGCGCTGCTCAACGAGCATTTCGGCGTGTTGACGAACGTCGTGCTCAAATGGGAGGGAACCCTCGACAAATTCGTCGGCGACGCCCTGCTCGCCTTCTGGGGGGCGCCCCTGCAGCAGCCGGACCATGCGGAGCGCGCCCTCCGGTGCGCCCTCGAGATGGCCGCAGCGCTCGAAGCGCTCAGGGAGAAGTGGAGAGCGGAAGGGAAGCCGCCGCTCGCCTGCGGCATCGGCATGAATACCGGAGAGGTGGTGGTAGGGAACATCGGCGCTGCAGAGAGGAAAATGGAGTATACGGTCATCGGAGACCATGTGAATCTCGCCTCGCGGGTGGAGTCATTGACCGGGAAGTATACTGCGCAGATCATCATTACCGAATTCACCCTGGCCAAGGTAAGGAGAGCTCTCGATGAGCAGCGTATCGCGCAGGTGACGGTCAAGGGCCTCGACCGGGTCATCGTAAAAGGCAGGGAACAGCCGGTAACCATTTACGAGGTCATTCATCACGAGCACGGGACGCCCTCACGGGTGATCGAATACGGGCAGGAGTTTACCGGCGCCCTGAGTGTATAGGAGAAGACGGACATGAAGATCAGAGTTCTCGGCTGCTCGGGAGCGGAGCTCCCGGGCCATAACCTCTCGGGCTTCCTGCTGGACGGTACGATCCTCTTTGATGCAGGCAGCGCCGCCGCCGCGCTCGACAGGAGGGGACAGTCGAAGATCGGGCATATCTTCATCACCCATGCGCACCTCGACCATATCAGGGGCATCCCGTTCCTCGCGGATAACATCACCATCGAAAGGAGGAGGCAGCAGGTCGCTGTCATCAGCATCCCCCCTGTTCTGCGGACCATAAGAAAGAATCTCCTCAATAACGCCTTGTGGCCCGATTTTTCGACCATCCCGGATCACGAGAGCGCGGTGCTGAGATACCTCCCTCTCACGGAGGGGCAGGCGGTCGCTGCCGGGGACTTCTCGATCACGCCGTACCGGGTACACCACTCGGTTCCGGCTGTCGGCTATCTCGTCGAGGACCGCGGGAAACGGCGCTTCTTTTACACCGGCGATACCGGCCCCACCCCTGCAACATGGAAGAAGCTCGGCGACCGTCCGCTGCACGGCCTGATTATCGAGGTCTCTTTCCCGAACCGGATGAGCGAGCTGGCGGTCACGACAGGCCACCTCTCCCCGCTCCTCCTCAAAGAGGAGCTCGGAAGGCTGCCGCACCTGCCCGAAACGATCTATATCACCCACCTGAAACCGCAGCTTGCAGGGACCATAAAGAAAGAGCTGGACAAGCTCAACCTGAGAAATCTCAGGCTGTTGAGAGAGGGGGAGACAATTACGTTATAGCGTTTATAGCGTACAGCGTTATAGCGTAAAAGACGATGCCTGCAACGCGACAGACGCTATAACGCGATGAACGCTGTACGCGATGAACGCGACAAACGCTGAACGCTATGAACGCTATAGACGCGATGAACGCGATGAACGCTAAATGAAGCCTGATCGTTTGAGCGCCGACATGAGCGAGGCATCCTTGCCGGTGTCGATCTGGAGGAACTTCGCCACGTACTTGGCGAGGATATCGGGCTCGAGGTTGACCGTTTCCCCGGTGCTCTTGATCCCGATGGTGGTCATCGATGCGGTATGGGGGATGATAACGACGGTGAAGGCGTCCTTCAGGACATCGACGACCGTCAGGCTGATCCCGTCAATGGCGACCGAGCCCTTTCCCACGAGATACCGCACAACATTCTCCGGCGCCTCGATCTCGACCCTCACCGCATTGCCGAGGGGAGTCTTCGAGCGGACCCGGCCTATGCCGTCGACATGGCCGGTAACAAAATGGCCGCCCAGTTTCGAATCGGGTTTGAGCGAAGGCTCGAGGTTGACGCGGTCTCCCCTCTTCAGGACGCCGAGGTTGGTGCTTTTGAGCGTCTCGTACGAGACATCGAAGGAGAGCACCTCCCTGTCGATGGTCACCACGGTGAGACAGACGCCGTTGATCGCGATGCTGTCGCCGATCGCGGCATCCTTCACCACCTCGCGGCCCCGTATCGACAGCCGGGCGCTGTCGTCCCTCCGGTCGAGGGCGACCACCTCTCCGAGCTCTATGATCAATCCGGTAAACATAAATACCGTTGTGCGTTTATCGCGTTCATCGCGTTGTGCGTTTATCGCGTTGCAGACATCGTCTTTTGCGCTATAAACGCTATAAACGCTATAAACGCTATAAACGCTAATGAACGAGCTGCCCGATCCGTCCGAACCGGGGGAAGCTCTTTATCTTATCCCAGGACCAGTAAATGATGAACGCCTTGCCCTTGAGCAGCTTCGTATCCACATAACCCCAGTACCGGCTGTCGTAGCTCTGGTCCCGGTTGTCTCCCATCACGAAGATCCTGCCCTTCGGCACGAGGTAGGGGCCGAAATTGTCCCGGGGCTCCATGCCGCCCATGCGCACCGAGGCATCGGTGTACTGCACGTAGGGCTCGACAACGCGCTTCCCGTTGACAAAAACCGCTTTGTTGCGCGCTTCGACGACGTCCCCCTCGACACCGACAACCCTTTTTATGAAATCCTTGCTGGGGTCTTCGGGATACTTGAAGACCACGATATCGCCCCGTTCGGGCTTTGCGAGGACCAGCACGCGGTTATCGGTGAACGGGATCGTGGTGCCGTAAATGAACTTGTTCACCAGGATGTGATCGCCGATCAGCAGCGTCGGTATCATGGAGCCCGACGGTATCTTGAAGGCCTGCACGACATAGGCCCTGATGATCAGCGCAAGAATGAGCGCCGTACCGATCGCCTTCGTATATTCCCAAAGTTTTTTCTGGTTCATTCCTCTCCTCACAGCGTTCATCGCGTTGTGCGTTTATCGCGTTGCAGACATCGTCTTTTGCGCTATAAACGCTATAACGCGATGAACGCTATAGCGCGATGAACGCGATGAACGCTGTACGCTATAACGGTAGTTACTCCTGCACCTTCAGCACCGAGAGGAAGGCCTCCTGGGGGATCTCGATCCTCCCGATCTGCTTCATCCGCTTCTTCCCCTCTTTCTGCTTTTCGAGGAGCTTCCTCTTCCTCGTGATGTCGCCGCCGTAGCACTTGGCGAGGACGTTCTTCCGCATCGCCTTGACGCTCTCCCGCGCGATGATCTTGCCGCCTATGGCAGCCTGAATGGCAATCTCGAAGAGCTGCCGGGGAATGACCTCGCGAAGCCGTTCCGCGATCTGCCTGCCTTTATAATACGCCCGGTCGGCATGCACGATCAACGAGAGGGCGTCGACCGGCTCGCCGTTGATCAGCAGGTCGAGCTTGACGAGCTTCGACTCCCGGTAGCCGATGAACTCGTAATCCATCGAGGCGTACCCCCGCGAGACGGACTTGAGCTTATCGTAGAAATCCCAGAGGATCTCGTTGAGCGGTATCTCGTAGGCGACCATGATGCGGTCCCTGCTGATGAACGAAAACTCCTTCTGCACCCCGCGTTTGTCCTGGCAGAGCTCGAGGATCTGGCCGACATAGGTCTGCGGCACGAAGACGGTCACTTTCACGTAGGGCTCTTCGATGGTCTCGAACCGGTCGGGAAGGCTGCTGGGGTTATCGACGGAGAGCACGCTGCCGTCCGCGGTCGTCACCCGGTAGACGACCGTCGGCGCGGTCGTGATCAGCGAGAGGCCGAACTCCCGCTCGAGCCGCTCCTTGATGATCTCCATGTGCAGGAGCCCCAGGAAGCCGCACCGGAACCCGAACCCCAGGGCGGACGATGTCTCGGGCTCGTAGCTGAAGGAGGCGTCGTTCAGCCGCAGCTTTTCGAGCGCGCCCTTCAGGTCCTCGTACTGGTGCGTCTCGACCGGATAGAGCCCGGAAAAGACCATCGGCTTTATTTCCTTGTACCCGGCCAGCGGCTTATCCGCGGGCCTGTTCGCATCGGTGATCGTATCGCCGATCTTCGTATCCCCCACGGTCTTTATGCCGGCAATGATATAGCCGACCTCGCCTGCGGTGAGCTCCGCCGCTTCCGTCATCTTCGGCGTAAAGACCCCCACCTTGGTGATCTCATACTCCTTGCCCGCTGCCATCAGGCGCATCTTCATGCCGGGGCGCACGACCCCTTCAAATATCCTCACCAGCACGACCACCCCCTGATAGTTGTCGAACCATGAATCGAAGATGAGCGCCTTGAGCGGCGCTTCGTCGCTCCCCCGGGGCGGAGGGACCTTCTTGACGATCGCCTCGAGGATCTCCCTGGTGCCGATGCCCTCCTTCGCGCTGGCGAGCACCGCCTCCGAGCAGTCGATGCCGATCGCCTCTTCGATCTGCTCCTTCACCCGCTCCGGCTCGGCGCCCGGCAGGTCTATCTTGTTGATGACCGGGATGATTTCGTGGTTGTGCTCGACCGCGAGATAGGTGTTGGCGAGGGTCTGCGCCTCGACCCCCTGGGTTGCATCGACGACGAGGAGGCTCCCTTCGCAGGACGCGAGGCTCCGCGAGACCTCGTACGAGAAGTCCACATGGCCCGGCGTATCGATGAGGTTCAGGATGTACGGGGTCCCGTCCTCGGCCGTGTAGGAGAGCCGCACCGCATGGGCCTTGATCGTGATCCCCCGCTCCCGCTCCAGGTCCATTGAATCGAGCACCTGGGCCATCATCTCGCGGGAGCTCAGGGCCCCCGTATACTCGAGGAGCCGGTCGGCCAGGGTCGACTTCCCGTGGTCGATATGGGCGATTATGGAAAAATTCCTTATGTTCTTCGACATACCGTGTTTCCTCTTCCGTCACTCACCGCACTGCAGAAAGCCGGCGCGCCGCGGCCGGCAGCAGCCGGACCCTGCCACGCTGCCAAGACCTGCCGGAACCTGCCAAAGCCTGGAATGGATAGGATAACGGCAGAGGCAGGGAAGAAGCAAGGCACCGCCGGCTGCGGCTGGCGGCAGACGCTCACCGGTCGCTCTTGCACGCCTCGAAAGCGAGATGTGATGCGCCGATCATGCCGGCATCGTCGCTCTGGGAGGAGGGGATGATTTTTACTCTGCTGTACAGCTCCTTGAAGGCCCGTCGGGAGGCCTCCTGGACCGCGGCTTCGCCGTAGATGTTCCAGGCGCCGGTGAGCCCGCCGGTGAGGATGATCGCATCGGGGCTCAGGAGGTTGATCATATTCGCGATGCCGATGCCGAGGCTCTTTCCCGCATCCCTGAGGACCGTCCGGGCAAGGACGTCGCCGTCGAGCGCCGCCTTGTAAACATCCTCGGCCTTTATCTTATAAAAATTACCGTTATGATAGTCCTTCAGGAGACTGCTCTTGCCCTTTTCTATTTCGGCGATGGCGTGGTTGATCACCGCCGTGGCCGACGCATAGAGCTCGAGACAGCCCACGTTGCCGCAGGGACACTGCTGCCCCCCGGCGCTGATGCTCATGTGGCCTACCTCCGCGGCGACCGGCAGGAGCTTGTCCTGGATAACGATGCCGCCGCCGATCCCGGTGCCGAGCGTCAGCACGACGAAGCTTCTGAAGTCCTTTCCCGCTCCGACGAGCTTTTCGCCATAGGCTGCGGCATTCGCGTCGTTCTCGATGACGACACAGGTCTTGTACCATTTCCTGATTTCAGCCGCGATAGGGATATTGTCGAGCTTCTGGATGTTGGGGGAGCGCAGCACCACGCCGTTCTCCCGGTCCACGACCCCTGCAACCGCAACACCGATACCGCACACCTCCCTCGCATGCGGCACATAGACCGACTCTAAGAGCTTGTGCACCACCGCAACGGGATCTTTCCCCGTCGCCGCTTTCGCCTTTTCGACGACCTCGCCGTTGAGGGTGATGAGGGCTGCCCTGATATTGGTACCGCCAATATCGATACCTGCAACATATTTTTTTGCCATGGATTCTCTCTTGCCGGCGCTGCAAAGACATCTGGGGTTTCAATGAATTGTCCCGAGAGGGAGTTCCTTTTAAAAAACAATATTTATATTACCATATTTACGGTTGCTGCGCAATTTGCCGGCTCCCTCGAAAAGACCTTTCACGCTCACCTGGCTGGCAGTGCCGGGGGGGAGTGCCGGTTTTGAGGGGAATTATTCTTCGTTTACTCCAGAGCAGAGGGTGTTGAACTCGATCCTCGTAAATGCACCCGCAACGGTGGTTCGCCCCAAAGGCTCCGCCTTTATGGGCTGCACCAGAGCCAGGAATTCCCCTCAAAACCGGCACTCCCCCCCGGCACTCCACACCCAATCCATCCCGCCCGGCGTCCCGCCGCGTCCGGATAGTCTGTTATAATTAACGATGAACCTTTATCTGATAGACGGGAGCTCCTATTTCTACCGCGCCTACCACGCCATCAAGCGGCTGAGCACCTCCAAAGGGTTCCCGACCAACGCCATTTACGGCTTCACCAGCATGATCCTGAAGATCATCAGGGACAAGAAGCCGGACGGCCTGGCGATCGTCTTCGACTCTCCCCTTCCCACCGAACGCCACCGGCTCTATGAGCAGTACAAGGCCCACCGGCCCGAGATGCCCGACGATCTCGCGCTCCAGATCCCGCCGATCAAGGAGATCATCACGGCCTTCCGCATCCCCTCGATCGAGGCCCCCGGCTGCGAAGCGGACGACCTCATCGGCGCCGCGGCCAAAAAGGCGGCACGACAGGGAGCGAAGGTCTTTATCGTGAGCGGCGACAAGGACATGATGCAGCTCGTGGACAAGGCGATCGTGATGTATGATCCCATGAAAGACCTGCTCATCGACGAGGCTGCGGTGAAGGAGCGGTTCGGCATGGAGCCGGAGAGGATAGTCGAGGTCATGGCCCTGACCGGCGATGCCGTGGATAACATACCGGGCGTGAAAGGCATAGGCGAAAAGACCGCGAAGGACCTCCTCGCCGAAGCGGGAGGACTCGAGGAGCTCCTCGCCCATCCCGAGAGGATAAAGAACGAACGCCACCGGAAGATGATCATGGAGAATATCGATACCATCCGGTTGAGCAAGACCCTCGCGACGATAGATATTCGCCTCCCGGTCGAGATCGATCCCGGCGACCTGGTGCTTGCCGAGCCCGACTGGCCGGCGCTCCTCCGCTACTTTACGGAGTTCGAGCTCAAGAGCTTCATGAAGCTCGTCCCTGCCCGGGGATATGCGCAGCGGGGGAGTTACATCACCCTGACCCGCAGGGAGCAGCTCTGCGAGTTCCTGGGCCTGGGGAGCAGGGGATGAAGCAGCACTCGCTCTTCGGGGCCGATGCCCCCCAGGAACACAACGTAAAGGGACCCGAACGCTGCAGCCAGGATAGCGCCCCCGTCTCCGGCTCCCCGGTTCGCCTCCTCTCCTTCGATATCGAGTCGACAGGCCGGGACCCTCTCGCCGACATTCCCGTGGGCATCGCGCTCTGCAAGGAACCGGGCGTCGCCTACTACGTGCCCCTGCGCCACACCTCGGGGCCCAATATCGAGGGCGCCCTCTCCCTGCTGAAAGATATCCTCGAGGACCCCGCTGTCCCGAAGGTCGGTCACAACCTGAAATATGACATCCTGATACTCCGCCGCGAAGGGATAAAGGTCAGGGGCTTTCTCTACGACACCATGGTGGCATCGTACCTGCTGAACCCCAACAAACCGGGCCACAGCCTCGAAGAGGTTTCGGTCGAGCATCTCATGCACAAGAAGAGGGCCTTTACCGAGGTGCTGGGAAAGCGCGAATCCTTTGCCGAGGTGCCGCTCGACGAGGCCACACACTATGCCGCAGAGGATGCGGAGCTCGCGATGGAGCTCAAGGAGATACTTTTCCCCGCGCTCGAGAAGCAGGGGCTCGGACGGCTCTACGACGAGATCGAGATGCCGCTCATCCCCGTGCTCGCCGATATGGAAGAGGCGGGAGTCAAGATCGACCGCGAGCGGCTCGAGGCATTGTCCGGAGAGCTCGACCGGCAGCTGGAGGCGCTCCAGGCGAAGATATTCGCGCTTGCGGGGTCATCCTTCAATATCAACTCCCCGCGCCAGCTCTGCAAGGTGCTCTTCGACGACCTCGGCCTCAAACCGACGCGGCGGACGAAGACAGGATACTCCACGAGTGTCGATGTCCTCGAGGAGCTGGCAAAGGTCCACGAGCTCCCCGGCGAGATCCTCAACTACCGCACGCTCTACAAATTGAAGACGACCTATGCCGATACCCTCCCGACCCTCATCAACGAGCGGACCGGACGGGTCCACACCTCCTTCAACCAGACCGTCACCGCCACCGGACGGCTCAGCAGCAGCGACCCCAACCTCCAGAACATACCGGTCCGCGGTGAGTGGGGAGCCCGGATCAGGGAAGCCTTCATTGCCGAAAAAGGCCATATGCTCATCTCGGCGGACTATTCGCAGATCGAGCTGCGGGTCCTCGCCCACATGAGCGGAGACGAAGGGCTGATCAGCGCCTTCAGGGAGGATATCGACATTCACGCGAGGACCGCGGCAGAGCTCTTCGGGGTTCCGCTCGATGCGGTCTCCGCCGAGATGCGGCGCATAGCCAAAACGGTGAACTTCGGCATCGTCTACGGCATCAGCGCCTTCGGCCTGTCGGAGTCGCTCGGCATCCCGCCGAAGCAGGCGGGCAGCTATATCGACCACTACTTCGACAAGCACCCCGGCGTCCGGCGGTTCATCGAGCAGACGATCGCGGCCGCCCGGCAGCAGGGATATGTCACGACCCTGCTGGGAAGGATGAGGCCGGTCCCTGAAATCACCAGCGCCAATGCGGCGATACGGCAGCAGGCGGAGCGGCTCGCGACCAACACCCCTGTCCAGGGCACCGCGGCAGACCTCATCAAGAAGGCGATGATTACCATCGCGCACCTGC containing:
- a CDS encoding ROK family protein translates to MAKKYVAGIDIGGTNIRAALITLNGEVVEKAKAATGKDPVAVVHKLLESVYVPHAREVCGIGVAVAGVVDRENGVVLRSPNIQKLDNIPIAAEIRKWYKTCVVIENDANAAAYGEKLVGAGKDFRSFVVLTLGTGIGGGIVIQDKLLPVAAEVGHMSISAGGQQCPCGNVGCLELYASATAVINHAIAEIEKGKSSLLKDYHNGNFYKIKAEDVYKAALDGDVLARTVLRDAGKSLGIGIANMINLLSPDAIILTGGLTGAWNIYGEAAVQEASRRAFKELYSRVKIIPSSQSDDAGMIGASHLAFEACKSDR
- the polA gene encoding DNA polymerase I, with product MKQHSLFGADAPQEHNVKGPERCSQDSAPVSGSPVRLLSFDIESTGRDPLADIPVGIALCKEPGVAYYVPLRHTSGPNIEGALSLLKDILEDPAVPKVGHNLKYDILILRREGIKVRGFLYDTMVASYLLNPNKPGHSLEEVSVEHLMHKKRAFTEVLGKRESFAEVPLDEATHYAAEDAELAMELKEILFPALEKQGLGRLYDEIEMPLIPVLADMEEAGVKIDRERLEALSGELDRQLEALQAKIFALAGSSFNINSPRQLCKVLFDDLGLKPTRRTKTGYSTSVDVLEELAKVHELPGEILNYRTLYKLKTTYADTLPTLINERTGRVHTSFNQTVTATGRLSSSDPNLQNIPVRGEWGARIREAFIAEKGHMLISADYSQIELRVLAHMSGDEGLISAFREDIDIHARTAAELFGVPLDAVSAEMRRIAKTVNFGIVYGISAFGLSESLGIPPKQAGSYIDHYFDKHPGVRRFIEQTIAAARQQGYVTTLLGRMRPVPEITSANAAIRQQAERLATNTPVQGTAADLIKKAMITIAHLLRERQLATRMILQIHDELLFEVPEEEITAARELIREAMEHALPLSVPLKVDIGWGTNWAEAH
- a CDS encoding 5'-3' exonuclease H3TH domain-containing protein is translated as MNLYLIDGSSYFYRAYHAIKRLSTSKGFPTNAIYGFTSMILKIIRDKKPDGLAIVFDSPLPTERHRLYEQYKAHRPEMPDDLALQIPPIKEIITAFRIPSIEAPGCEADDLIGAAAKKAARQGAKVFIVSGDKDMMQLVDKAIVMYDPMKDLLIDEAAVKERFGMEPERIVEVMALTGDAVDNIPGVKGIGEKTAKDLLAEAGGLEELLAHPERIKNERHRKMIMENIDTIRLSKTLATIDIRLPVEIDPGDLVLAEPDWPALLRYFTEFELKSFMKLVPARGYAQRGSYITLTRREQLCEFLGLGSRG